A part of Arachis hypogaea cultivar Tifrunner chromosome 12, arahy.Tifrunner.gnm2.J5K5, whole genome shotgun sequence genomic DNA contains:
- the LOC112729386 gene encoding cationic peroxidase 1-like: MAASMTTLSCFKLRICLSFCLVGLTLAQLQPSTFYDNRCPKALVTIKAAVNLAVLKERRMAASLLRLHFHDCFVQGCDASVLLDDTANFTGERSALPNRSSLRGFNVIENIKSALEFICPGVVSCADILAVAARDSVVALGGTWWDVNLGRRDSRTASLTDANNDLPAPFLDLGNIITAFSNKGFTVQDMVALSGAHTIGKARCTNFRSRIYNETNIDPSFAKSMQEICPISGGGNNLASLDVSTTIDQFDNRYFTDLVNKKGLLHSDQVLFNNGSTDSQVQNYVNNPTLFQTDFAKAMVKMGQLSPLISPNGEIRKQCSRVN, translated from the exons ATGGCTGCAAGTATGACAACACTTTCTTGCTTCAAACTAAGAATATGTTTGTCGTTTTGTCTTGTAGGGTTAACACTAGCACAGTTACAACCTAGTACCTTCTATGACAATCGGTGTCCTAAAGCCCTTGTTACCATCAAAGCAGCAGTCAATCTTGCTGTCTTGAAGGAGCGTAGAATGGCTGCATCCTTGCTCCGTCTTCATTTCCATGATTGCTTTGTTCAA GGATGTGATGCTTCAGTGTTGCTAGATGACACAGCAAATTTCACTGGTGAGCGATCTGCTTTACCGAATAGAAGCTCTCTGAGGGGTTTCAATGTTATAGAGAACATTAAATCCGCACTTGAGTTTATTTGTCCTGGAGTTGTTTCTTGTGCTGACATTCTCGCCGTTGCTGCAAGAGATTCAGTTGTTGCC ttgggtGGAACTTGGTGGGACGTGAACTTGGGGAGAAGAGACTCAAGAACTGCAAGTCTAACAGATGCTAATAACGACTTACCTGCTCCTTTTTTGGACCTTGGTAACATTATCACTGCTTTTAGTAACAAGGGTTTCACAGTTCAAGATATGGTTGCCTTATCAG gTGCTCACACAATAGGGAAAGCACGTTGTACAAATTTCAGATCAAGGATTTACAACGAAACCAACATAGATCCCTCTTTTGCGAAATCCATGCAAGAAATTTGTCCAATTTCAGGTGGTGGCAACAACTTAGCGTCTTTGGATGTTAGCACTACAATTGATCAATTTGACAACAGATATTTCACAGATTTAGTGAATAAAAAGGGTCTTTTGCATTCGGACCAAGTACTCTTTAATAACGGTTCCACAGATTCACAAGTTCAAAATTATGTGAACAATCCAACTCTCTTCCAAACTGATTTTGCTAAGGCAATGGTTAAGATGGGACAACTTAGCCCACTAATTTCACCCAATGGTGAGATTAGAAAGCAATGTAGTAGAGTCAATTGA
- the LOC112729387 gene encoding peroxidase P7-like has protein sequence MDLLRGNFFVFLQAMMFAALATTSLSSASLLSPNYYGHSCPQALSTIRRVVENAVQREPRMGASLLRLHFHDCFVNGCDGSILLDPTSTIDSEKNASSNKNSVRGFEVVDEIKEAVDKACGKPVVSCADILAVAARDSVVALGGPRWKVRLGRRDSTTASLDDANNNLPAPFFSISQLISNFKNHGLNEKDLVVLSGAHTIGFARCFFFKDHIYNDTNINPKFAKKLKYICPRKGGNPDILAPLDTASAARFDAAYYGDLVHKKGVLHSDQELLNSDSTDGLVKKYSYDAEGFYKDFAKSMVKMGNIKPLTGNHGEIRLNCRKVNQYH, from the exons ATGGATTTATTGCGTGgtaatttctttgtttttctccAAGCTATGATGTTTGCAGCTCTTGCTACAACATCTTTGTCATCAGCATCATTATTatcaccaaattactatggtcattCATGCCCTCAGGCTTTGAGCACCATAAGAAGAGTGGTGGAGAATGCTGTTCAAAGAGAGCCACGTATGGGTGCTTCTTTGTTACGCTTGCACTTCCATGATTGCTTTGTTAAT GGTTGTGATGGTTCAATTCTTCTAGACCCCACATCCACCATTGATAGTGAAAAAAATGCATCTTCTAATAAAAACTCTGTTCGAGGATTTGAAGTGGTGGACGAAATAAAGGAGGCAGTGGACAAAGCTTGTGGAAAACCAGTTGTTTCTTGCGCTGACATCTTAGCCGTTGCTGCTAGAGATTCTGTTGTTGCG TTAGGAGGACCAAGATGGAAGGTGAGACTTGGTAGAAGAGACTCAACCACAGCAAGCCTTGATGATGCAAACAACAACCTTCCAGCACCATTTTTTAGCATCTCTCAACTCATTTCAAACTTCAAGAACCATGGCCTAAATGAGAAAGACCTTGTGGTTCTCTCCGGTGCCCACACCATCGGTTTTGCACGTTGTTTTTTCTTCAAGGACCATATCTACAACGATACCAACATCAACCCTAAATTTGCAAAGAAGCTCAAGTACATTTGCCCTAGAAAGGGTGGAAACCCTGATATTCTTGCCCCATTGGACACCGCCTCGGCCGCGAGGTTTGACGCCGCCTACTATGGTGACTTGGTTCACAAGAAAGGGGTTTTGCATTCTGATCAAGAATTGTTAAATAGTGACTCCACGGATGGATTGGTCAAGAAATATAGCTATGATGCTGAAGGATTTTATAAGGACTTTGCTAAATCTATGGTTAAGATGGGAAATATAAAGCCACTCACTGGGAATCATGGTGAAATTCGATTGAATTGTAGGAAAGTGAAT